CGTTGGAGCTTCTCTTGAGCTCGTGAAATTTGGTGGGTTTCTATTTATGACGAGTGTTTGTTTTTATGGCACAAACACGCATTAGGTTGAAGCGTCCACAAATCAGGTAGCGGAACAGCATATGCCGGTTTACGATCTACCACCCAAGATCCTTTGTCGGGTTATCAACGTCATGCTCAAGGTAGAAACTAACCCTTCATTTTCTCTACTTTTCAAGAGCTAATTTGCTAAATTAAGTTGTTATTTATGTTATGGTGTTtcgtttttgttaaaaaaaatttcaggcGGAGCCAGACACGGATGAggtgtttgctcaagtgactttACTTCCTGAGCCAAATGTAAGTTAATTACTTCCTGAGGTGACACGGACGACGTCGTTCTGATGTGTTTTTTTGTGGGATCTGAATGACAGCAAGATGAGAATGCGGTGGAGAAAGAGGGTCCTCCGGCGGCGCCTCCTCGGTTTCACGTGCATTCGTTTTGTAAAACGCTGACGGCGTCTGATACGAGCACTCACGGTGGGTTTTCGGTGCTGAGGCGACATGCCGATGAATGCCTCCCTCCGCTGGTTGGTTttgctgcttttttttttacccttttAGCTTCTCCTTCCACGTACTTTGTTTGTTTCCTTGTGCTGAAGTTGGGGGAGTCTTCCTTTGTTTCGTGTTTGTTGACAGGACATGACGAAGCAGCCACCTACCCAGGAGTTGGTGGCCAAGGATCTGCACGGGAACGAGTGGCGATTCAGGCATATTTTTCGGGGTAATTATTAATTACTGTTTACAGATCTTGTTTTTAAGTTCATGTTTTTCTGTTCTTTCTATATGACTGATGTGTTGAGTTAATATCAGGTCAACCGCGTAGACACTTGCTGCAAAGTGGTTGGAGTGTTTTTGTTAGCTCCAAGAGGCTAGTTGCTGGGGATGcgtttatatttttaaggttGGTTggttaattaatgaatatagttttagatttctctctctctctctctctctctctttttgcttttttttggtattcTCTTCAGTGGCGCAGACTAATTTTAGAAACTTTCAGGGGTGAGAATGGGGAACTTCGAGTTGGTGTTAGGCGTGCAATGAGACAACAGGGTAATGTTCCATCATCGGTTATCTCAAGCCACAGTATGCATCTCGGTGTTCTTGCAACTGCTTGGCATGCCATATTGACTGGGACCATGTTCACTGTGTATTACAAGCCTAGGTTTGTACCTTGTTCTTGCACATGAATGTATGAATGATTTGAGTGTTTCTTTTTTGATTGATTCCCCACGGCGGGTTTACTCATCTATGGTAGTGTGGtcaaatttgttttgcaggACTAGTCCAGCAGAGTTTATTGTTCCCTATGATCAATACATGGAGTctctcaaaaataattataccattGGCATGCGGTTCAAAATGAGGTTCGAAGGTGAAGAGGCTCCGGAGCAAAGGTATGAATGTGTAGTGATTTCTCAAAAGCAATTTAGTCGTCTAtgctgattttcttttcttctctttccatCGTTGTCTATGTAACTGATCAGTgttgtattattattaaacaTATAATTTGAATAGAAGAAATTCCTTGACTTGGCATTATAAATACAGGTTTACTGGTACCATTGTTGGAATTGAAGATGCTGATACCAAAAGGTGGCCAAAGTCCAAATGGAGAAGTCTTAAGGTTGCATTCTGGCTTTTATGTCAACCCTTGTGTGTCTCTGTTGAATTGGACATGTTGTAATGGAGTTCCTTGTGTGATGTGTTTtccaggttagatgggatgaaACATCAAACATACCACGTCCTGAGAGAGTTTCACAATGGAAGATAGAgcctgctcttgcacctcctgcTCTGAATCCTCTACCAATGCCCAGGCCTAAAAGGCCTCGATCTAATGTGGTTCCATCATCCCCGGATTCCTCTGTTCTTACTCGTGAAGGTATGGATAAGTTGCTTTTAAATATCTGATATTTATTCGAGTTCTATATTTGCAAAACATTTGTAATTTTGTGAAGCCTGATCTGTTATCGGTGGTTAACAGCTTCATCTAAAGTCAGCGTAGATCCTTTGCCAACAAGTGGGTTTCAAAGGGTCTTGCAAGGTCAAGAACTGTCGACCTTGAGAGGTAATTTTGCTGAAAGCAACGAATCTGATACGGTCGAGAAGTCTGCTGTGTGGCCACCTGTTGCAGATGATGAAAAGATTGATGTTTCTACCTCAAGAAGGTATGGGTCAGACAGCTGGATGTCAATGGGAAGGCATGAACTAACATATCCAGATCTGCTTTCAGGCTTTGGGACCCATGGAGATCATTCATCCCATCCATCCTTTGTTGATCAAAATGGTCCTGTAGCTAATGTTGGTAGAAAACATTTGTTGGATTGTGAAGGCAAACATAATGTTCTGAGTCCTTGGTCTGGAGTGCCATCTAGCCTGTCACTGAATCTTTTGGACTCAAATACAAAAGGCTCTGCTCAAGGTGGTGATACAACTTACCAAGTTCGAGGGAATTTGAGGTATAGTAGTGCATTTGGTGAGTACCCCATGCTTCATGGACATAAAGTTGAGCATTCACATGGAAACTTTTTGatgccaccaccaccatcaactCCATATGAGAGTCCTCGTTCAAGAGAACTGTTGCCCAAACCAATATCAGGGAAACCTTGTGAGGTTTCAAAACCGAAAGACAGTGACTGTAAGCTATTTGGCATCTCACTTCTTAGTAGCCCCATTGCACCAGAGCCTTCTGTATCACAAAGAAATGTCCCAAGTGAGCCAGTTGGTCACATGCATACAACATCACACCAACAGCGTGCATTTGACAACGATCAGAAGTCTGAGCATTCAAGGGGGGGATCAAAACCAGCTGATGGTCTGCTGATTGACGACCATGAAAAGGTGTTACAAACTTCTCAGACACATCTGAAAGATATTCAAGCAAAATCTCATAGTGGTTCTGCTAGAAGTTGCACTAAAGTAAGCCCCTTTAATATCACATTTTAACTAAATGACAGCAATAAGTTTGCATGGAAATTTGAAtcaaatgcttttattttagGTTCACAAGAAGGGGATTGCGCTCGGTAGGTCAGTGGACCTCACAAAATTCAGTGATTATGGGGAATTAATTGCTGAATTAGATCAACTATTCGAATTTGGAGGTTTATTAACTTCTCCACAAAAGGATTGGCTTATTGTCTACACTGATAATGAGGGAGATATGATGCTTGTTGGTGATGATCCGTGGCAGTAAGGATATCTAACAATGACATCTTTGATTATTCtgtaatggtaaaaaaaaaatcttgacaaTGACAATTCGTTTGcataattctatttttaaatcaGGGAATTTGTTGCAATGGTTCGCAAAATTTATATCTACCCCAAAGAGGAGATTCAGAAAATGAGCCCGGGTACCTTGAGttcaaagaatgaagagaatcAATCTGCTAGTGAAGGTGCCACAGACACACAAGAAATCAAGTGTCAGCTCAATAATTCAGCTTCAGATACCTGATAATTTGTAGATTTGATTTCCATAGCTTCCAGGTAACTTCACCCTGTCCACATGAAATGTTAGCCCATATATGAATTTTGAATCCAGTTTTCCAGAAGAATCTCATGGTATAAAGATGTTTTGATTTGATACAGATTCCGGACTGGAGTGGAAAGTAGGTGACTGTCATAAAGCCATCCAGTTGGAGAATATGACCTGATGAAGAAAATTCTAATTCTGAATCTGACTGCTTTATCAAGTGACTGCTTGTGTTTGGAATCTGAATATGGATGGCATGAATGAGTATCCATCCAATTTTGGACCGTGTCGTGGaattagtagtagtagtagtagtatatatatatgcctTCCCTGTTATACACTCCTAATATAGTAGTATGTTATTGTGCCTTGTGCAAGGTGATAGGGGGTGTATCGGCCTTGCATTTTTCAACAATCCTACCTTGTACATAGTTTTACTCGCATCCTTAGTACCCAAACTCGTTAATGTAATTAAGTGTCATATACAAGGGCGGTTTATCTgattttaaatatgattgtCTCTTATTTTAGTGGGGTAATTTGTGCCAGTATGCCTAATCATTGTggatattaaaatattagtatGCGTTTGGGTAGTAGatgtattattaaattttgcCTCTAAGTCTTGGCATGTGCCTTGCAGCCTTGGTGTTTGCGAATGAGTCCATTACCGCCATATCTTGTCCCAGGGTTTTCGAACCAGCGGCGTAGTTGAAGTCATGTAACGAGTGAAGAAAGTGGACACTTGGGGTCTCTGGAAAACCGATGGTTTGAAAATTCCTTGGTGAAATGTATTTGTGGTTTATCGTTGCGATGACACTGCTAGTTGTGGTGTAGTCATCTCTCTCTGGGATATGTGTAGCGTGGTTACGTGATAGAACTTCATTCTTTGAAAGCACCATCGTTGAATGTCCAAtaatggtttttgaaaaataaataaattgattgtactTTTCTGCTAGAGAAACATACTCTGTATGTGCACGTTGTGGACCTCATTATTTCCGTGGTTCTGTCCTTTATGTCTAACAAGCTTTGGCCCATGGAATTcattatttatctaaattaaaagTAGCCTCCAGTGGGGACTGTGTTTGGCAAaacctttaattttttgttgcagATGCATGAGACCCCATTTATCCTGGCCTCTTCAGAAGCCAGCATTGAATTTTCAGTTTTGTCTGGTAAAAGCTCTTTTCGTTTATCCTTATTCTTATCCTtatctccttttttatttttggaaaaaggaaagataatttttttttggcgaaaaaagagagaaaacagtACATTAAAGCTTTTGTCCCTACtaattgtacaatgaagacaaTGAAATTGTAGAAACAAGCTTGACATCAACATATGCATATTCAGAATGTCGCTAAACTGAGTGGAGGCCATCATCAAATTTCGTTTCACTTTGAATATGCAACAGGCGCCAAAAATAGTAGTGCTTTTAAttggtaaaataaattttctcctAATTCAACTGAGCAGAAGTTAAAAGAGCCTGTATATAGTACAGTTGAATTTTGAGCGTTAAAAACATTAAGATTGCTAAATTGACTAATTGAAAAGGTATTTTCAGTAGTAGTTTGTTTTTTGCAATTAGGACATGCTATGGAAGCCAGCAGCTGAATCCAACAAAACCGCTTTGATTTGTTCCGGATGGACATCCTGACCTTCGTTGCGTTgctgaaaagaagaaaaaaaactcatcACTTCATAATTGTCATGATTTTTAATTCATAGGTATCATCTCAACAGAAAATGTAACCTTAATGATAAAGCCAGGAACGTTCCTGGGAAGCAG
This genomic interval from Glycine max cultivar Williams 82 chromosome 5, Glycine_max_v4.0, whole genome shotgun sequence contains the following:
- the LOC100815956 gene encoding auxin response factor 2B isoform X1, with protein sequence MATSEVSIKGNSVNGKGDNSSGGYTNDVRNGSGGGEARNSSSSSSSARDAEAALYRELWHACAGPLVTVPREGERVFYFPQGHIEQVEASTNQVAEQHMPVYDLPPKILCRVINVMLKAEPDTDEVFAQVTLLPEPNQDENAVEKEGPPAAPPRFHVHSFCKTLTASDTSTHGGFSVLRRHADECLPPLDMTKQPPTQELVAKDLHGNEWRFRHIFRGQPRRHLLQSGWSVFVSSKRLVAGDAFIFLRGENGELRVGVRRAMRQQGNVPSSVISSHSMHLGVLATAWHAILTGTMFTVYYKPRTSPAEFIVPYDQYMESLKNNYTIGMRFKMRFEGEEAPEQRFTGTIVGIEDADTKRWPKSKWRSLKVRWDETSNIPRPERVSQWKIEPALAPPALNPLPMPRPKRPRSNVVPSSPDSSVLTREASSKVSVDPLPTSGFQRVLQGQELSTLRGNFAESNESDTVEKSAVWPPVADDEKIDVSTSRRYGSDSWMSMGRHELTYPDLLSGFGTHGDHSSHPSFVDQNGPVANVGRKHLLDCEGKHNVLSPWSGVPSSLSLNLLDSNTKGSAQGGDTTYQVRGNLRYSSAFGEYPMLHGHKVEHSHGNFLMPPPPSTPYESPRSRELLPKPISGKPCEVSKPKDSDCKLFGISLLSSPIAPEPSVSQRNVPSEPVGHMHTTSHQQRAFDNDQKSEHSRGGSKPADGLLIDDHEKVLQTSQTHLKDIQAKSHSGSARSCTKVHKKGIALGRSVDLTKFSDYGELIAELDQLFEFGGLLTSPQKDWLIVYTDNEGDMMLVGDDPWQEFVAMVRKIYIYPKEEIQKMSPGTLSSKNEENQSASEGATDTQEIKCQLNNSASDT
- the LOC100815956 gene encoding auxin response factor 2B isoform X2, with translation MATSEVSIKGNSVNGKGDNSSGGYTNDVRNGSGGGEARNSSSSSSSARDAEAALYRELWHACAGPLVTVPREGERVFYFPQGHIEQVEASTNQVAEQHMPVYDLPPKILCRVINVMLKAEPDTDEQDENAVEKEGPPAAPPRFHVHSFCKTLTASDTSTHGGFSVLRRHADECLPPLDMTKQPPTQELVAKDLHGNEWRFRHIFRGQPRRHLLQSGWSVFVSSKRLVAGDAFIFLRGENGELRVGVRRAMRQQGNVPSSVISSHSMHLGVLATAWHAILTGTMFTVYYKPRTSPAEFIVPYDQYMESLKNNYTIGMRFKMRFEGEEAPEQRFTGTIVGIEDADTKRWPKSKWRSLKVRWDETSNIPRPERVSQWKIEPALAPPALNPLPMPRPKRPRSNVVPSSPDSSVLTREASSKVSVDPLPTSGFQRVLQGQELSTLRGNFAESNESDTVEKSAVWPPVADDEKIDVSTSRRYGSDSWMSMGRHELTYPDLLSGFGTHGDHSSHPSFVDQNGPVANVGRKHLLDCEGKHNVLSPWSGVPSSLSLNLLDSNTKGSAQGGDTTYQVRGNLRYSSAFGEYPMLHGHKVEHSHGNFLMPPPPSTPYESPRSRELLPKPISGKPCEVSKPKDSDCKLFGISLLSSPIAPEPSVSQRNVPSEPVGHMHTTSHQQRAFDNDQKSEHSRGGSKPADGLLIDDHEKVLQTSQTHLKDIQAKSHSGSARSCTKVHKKGIALGRSVDLTKFSDYGELIAELDQLFEFGGLLTSPQKDWLIVYTDNEGDMMLVGDDPWQEFVAMVRKIYIYPKEEIQKMSPGTLSSKNEENQSASEGATDTQEIKCQLNNSASDT